In Tripterygium wilfordii isolate XIE 37 chromosome 17, ASM1340144v1, whole genome shotgun sequence, the genomic window CTTTTTTGATGATGATCATGGTGTGTTCAGAGAAAGTGTGCAGAAGAAGAGATCAGTGAGAGCATTCTTTGGAGGGAACTGTTTCAAACGGTCTTGATTGCTGAGCTTCAACAGTGTTCAAATTCAAATCCAACCATTAAGGGTATTGCTTTAAAGCAATCCTAGACTGTTCAGCCGTTTTTTGGCTTCAGAttttgtccatttttttttcttctgttgttTTCTCTCTGCACCTCCAAAACCCAGTTTTGAAATTGATTTATACATACCATTTTTTTGCAGCATTACTCTTTTAACAGTTCTGCCAAGTATTGAAACCCCAAAAGAATGGACAATTCATCAAATTCTGAGGAGAATTATGATCTGGGTTATCAACCATCTCAATCTTCAATGGATCAAACTGATCAATCAACCAAAGAGACTCCAGGGAACTCCACGATCAGTGGCGGGTCATTCACTTACAGTCGAACTTTCTCAGAGACCTCTGCCTCCTCTGAAGCCATTGATGACAGTAGCTACTCCAGTACTGAACCATCTCCTTCTTTCTGCCCAGTCACCAACTCCTGTAATAAGGTTGTTTTCAGCAGACTTGGAATGAAGCCGCACCACAAGAGGGGTGCGGATGACAAGCTTGATGATCAAGAACCAGTAGATTTAGGTGGGTTTCTGCTAGTTCTAAATTTCTCCTTCTTATAGAAATTTCAAACTCATACAGTAGATTGACAATTGTGATGATGTTTGGCAGAGCTGGAGATGATGAAGGAAAGATTTGCAAAGCTTTTGTTGGGTGAAGACATGTCAAGAAGCGGGAAAGGGGTTTGCACTGCTGTTACCATCTCCAACGCCAAAACCAATCTCTATGGTATGAGTTTCTTCAAATAAATCTGCAGAGAAGGCATGGAATTGAATTGATTTAAGTTATCAATCTTAATCTTATAACTCACCCATCTTGTTGTTTCAGCAACTGTAGTTGGACAGAATTTGAGGTTAGAGCCTTTGAATCCTGAGAAGAAGGCAATGTGGAAAAGAGAAATGGAATGTCTTCTATCCGTGTGTGAGTACATTGTAGAATTCATCCCCAGCAGGTTGCAGAATCTACCGGACGGAACAGCCGTTGAGGTATATTTTGATAATTCACAACCAAAATCTCCATACTTGCTCCATCTTCAGAACCTTAAAAAACAGTCTACTTGGGTTTTCAGGTAATGGAAGGCAGACTGAGGTCAGATATATACATAAACCTGCCAGCATTGAAAAAGCTTGATGCACTGCTCCTGgtaagaaaaatcaaattctgTTCTTGAGTATGTCAATTCAGTTTTTAGGTTTGAAGGATGTGATCTAACAAGTACGGACAACTTTCTTTGACAGGAAGTTCTGGATAGTTTCCAGGATACAGAATTCTGGTATGAAGAACAAGGAAGCATGTCATCAAAGTTGACACTTGCAGGCTCATTCCAGAAAATAGTTGTTCAGCGGAAAGAGGAGAAATGGTGGTTGCCAGTTGCATGTGTTCCTCCGGATGGCCTTTCTGAGAAGTCCCGGAAACATTTGAGAAATAAACGCGACTGTGCAAATCAGATTCACAAAGCAGCAATGGCCATCAACAGTAGTATTCTATATGAGATGGAAATTCCAGAGACATACATAGCATCTCTTCCAAAGGTTAGGCCATACATGGAAACTCTAATCAATCTTGAACCACATTTGCATCTCCCTACTGATGCGCAAACAACCTTCTGACTTTCTGATAGATGCTTGTTTTCAGAGTGGTAAAGCATGTCTGGGAGATTCAATCCACCGCTATATGTGTACTACAGATAAGTTCTCGCCCGACAATCTTCTTGACTATCTTAATATAACATCAGAACATGAAGCACTTGAGCTTGCAGACCGTGTGGAAGCTTCAATGTATACATGGAGACATAAAGCATGCATGAGTCATTCAAAATCATCGTGGGATATGGTGAAGGATCTAATGTCTGACATTGATAGGACCGACAAAAATCATGTCCTAGCTTTAAGAGCAGAGAGCTTGTTATTTTGCTTGAAGCAGAGGTATCCCGAACTTTCACAGACATCCTTGGACACATGCAAGATTCAATGCAATAGAGTAAGTCCATCGAAATCTATAAATTCTTCACATAATGCTGCAATAAAAAGAACAACGATGCATCTGCGAACAACAAATTAATAATGCATAGGAAGGATGTTAGACTGAGGAAGATTTTACTTTTTTTGCAGGATGTGGGGCAAGCTATCTTGGAGAGCTACTCAAGAGTCTTGGAAGGCTTAGCATTCAACATTGTTGCTTGGATCAAAGACGTTCTAGATGTGGACAGATCAatgagaaaccaagaaaaatagCAGAAGAAAGATAATTTAAAGCCATCAGAAGTGGATTTCCTCAATCCTGGACCTCTTCTTCGACCACGACACTGCaaatttttgttgattgatgaacctaagaaaataattttcttgTTCCATCTGTATCTAAACCAATTAGTTTCATGTTTCCcatgttaaaaaaattattttcatgaGGATTCAGAAAGCTTGATAATTATTGTAAGTTACTAAACTTAGACCACCATTAAGAACTTTAAGACACACTTGCACATTCACACCATCCACCGAAAATACCAGAAATCTCGAAAAAAAAACCTGGAAAAAATGAATACCCATTGTATAATATTTGCATATTCAAACAAATGAAAACCATATGCACATCAAATGAAAGCAATCATTAATCTGTAAGATATCATTCAGTAACTGATGAAGGTTACAATCTTCAATTTCATCAAGGATCAAAAAGCACATTCCTTCAGCAATGACTAAGCATTAACAACATCAACTTTTGCAATTATATGATCAACTATTATATCTACAACTTTGGACAAATCAAGCAAATAACCATGAAAATTGGATCTACAGTTCCTTCAGAGTTCAGGCATCAACCAAAGAGCCTCTCTTGAGCTTTATAGGACTTAATGGTTTTCTCGGACTAGAAGACGAAGAGGACAGAAATGCTTGCACCTTAGATTTA contains:
- the LOC119982438 gene encoding rop guanine nucleotide exchange factor 3-like, translated to MDNSSNSEENYDLGYQPSQSSMDQTDQSTKETPGNSTISGGSFTYSRTFSETSASSEAIDDSSYSSTEPSPSFCPVTNSCNKVVFSRLGMKPHHKRGADDKLDDQEPVDLELEMMKERFAKLLLGEDMSRSGKGVCTAVTISNAKTNLYATVVGQNLRLEPLNPEKKAMWKREMECLLSVCEYIVEFIPSRLQNLPDGTAVEVMEGRLRSDIYINLPALKKLDALLLEVLDSFQDTEFWYEEQGSMSSKLTLAGSFQKIVVQRKEEKWWLPVACVPPDGLSEKSRKHLRNKRDCANQIHKAAMAINSSILYEMEIPETYIASLPKSGKACLGDSIHRYMCTTDKFSPDNLLDYLNITSEHEALELADRVEASMYTWRHKACMSHSKSSWDMVKDLMSDIDRTDKNHVLALRAESLLFCLKQRYPELSQTSLDTCKIQCNRDVGQAILESYSRVLEGLAFNIVAWIKDVLDVDRSMRNQEK